One Novosphingobium sp. EMRT-2 DNA segment encodes these proteins:
- the gspI gene encoding type II secretion system minor pseudopilin GspI yields MRRDGNGAEAGFTLLELMIALAVFALAALALLRMEGASIARTADLDQRLLREIVAQNMAAEILTDPAPPAMGDASGTIRNAGRQFAWTRHVEPRADFGVLSITLTVREVTPGRTSQAITLDFARLPVS; encoded by the coding sequence ATGCGGCGTGACGGCAACGGCGCGGAAGCGGGCTTCACCCTGCTCGAACTGATGATCGCGCTGGCGGTGTTCGCGCTGGCCGCGCTTGCCCTGCTCAGGATGGAAGGCGCCAGCATCGCGCGCACGGCCGATCTGGACCAGCGCCTGCTGCGCGAGATCGTGGCGCAGAACATGGCGGCCGAAATCCTGACCGATCCCGCACCCCCCGCGATGGGCGACGCCAGCGGCACGATCCGCAACGCCGGCCGCCAGTTCGCGTGGACCCGCCATGTCGAGCCGCGGGCGGACTTCGGCGTGCTGTCGATCACGCTCACCGTGCGCGAGGTGACGCCCGGCCGCACCAGCCAGGCGATCACGCTCGACTTCGCCAGGCTGCCGGTGTCATGA
- a CDS encoding DsbE family thiol:disulfide interchange protein has product MSKQDDRGNHPGDPAPKKPGLALWLPLALFAGFFVLVIYGLVRPADREVASAFIGKPLPGFDLPPAVDDRPGLALANFRDGKPRLLNVFASWCVPCAVESPQLAALAQQGVEIDGVAIRDRREDVAQFLAANGNPFRRIGKDDLSKVQLAIGSSGVPETFVIDGKGVIRYQHIGDIRAEDVPLILRKLKEAES; this is encoded by the coding sequence ATGAGCAAGCAGGACGATCGGGGCAATCATCCGGGTGATCCCGCGCCGAAGAAGCCGGGGCTGGCGCTGTGGCTGCCGCTGGCGCTGTTCGCCGGCTTCTTCGTGCTGGTGATCTACGGCCTGGTGCGGCCGGCCGACCGCGAGGTGGCGAGCGCCTTCATCGGCAAGCCGTTGCCCGGCTTCGACCTGCCCCCGGCGGTGGACGACCGCCCCGGCCTGGCGCTCGCCAACTTCCGGGATGGCAAGCCGCGCCTGCTCAACGTGTTCGCCAGCTGGTGCGTGCCCTGCGCGGTGGAATCGCCGCAGCTTGCCGCGCTGGCGCAGCAGGGCGTGGAGATCGACGGCGTTGCTATCCGCGACCGGCGCGAGGACGTGGCTCAGTTCCTCGCCGCGAACGGCAACCCGTTCCGCCGGATCGGCAAGGACGATCTCAGCAAGGTCCAGCTCGCGATTGGATCGTCGGGCGTGCCCGAGACGTTCGTGATCGATGGCAAGGGCGTGATCCGCTACCAGCACATCGGCGACATCCGCGCAGAAGACGTGCCGCT
- the gspJ gene encoding type II secretion system minor pseudopilin GspJ, translating to MTPPHDHRQRANGFTLVEMLVALLVFAIIAGGALALLRFSVDAELASRTGTDRIAASRRFLSVWTADLAQITPRLARDESGAVHAALEAGGAEGMVLRFTRSGWSNVDGAARPSLQKVEYHWDGKALVRAGYPFPDGAAPEPGAAVLPLAGPPALRFRGRDGQWHGRWEPQRMGELPVAIELLLPQPGGEPLRIVSLVGVNYQ from the coding sequence ATGACGCCACCCCACGATCATCGCCAGCGCGCCAACGGCTTCACGCTGGTGGAGATGCTGGTGGCGCTGCTGGTCTTCGCGATCATCGCCGGCGGCGCGCTGGCGCTGCTGCGGTTCAGCGTCGATGCCGAACTGGCGAGCCGCACCGGCACCGACCGGATCGCCGCCAGCCGGCGCTTCCTCTCGGTCTGGACGGCCGATCTGGCGCAGATCACGCCGCGTCTGGCGCGCGACGAAAGCGGCGCGGTCCATGCCGCGCTGGAGGCGGGCGGAGCCGAGGGCATGGTGCTGCGCTTCACGCGCAGCGGATGGTCCAACGTCGATGGCGCGGCGCGGCCAAGCCTGCAGAAAGTGGAATACCACTGGGACGGCAAGGCGCTGGTGCGCGCTGGCTATCCGTTCCCGGATGGCGCTGCGCCTGAGCCGGGCGCCGCCGTCCTGCCGCTGGCGGGGCCGCCGGCCTTGCGCTTCCGTGGGCGCGATGGACAATGGCATGGCCGGTGGGAGCCGCAGCGGATGGGCGAACTGCCCGTCGCGATCGAGCTGCTGCTGCCGCAACCGGGTGGCGAACCGCTGCGCATCGTCTCGCTGGTCGGGGTGAATTACCAGTGA
- the ccmC gene encoding heme ABC transporter permease CcmC gives MHGFANPARFLRLARWLMPLLLGLGLVLAFGALAWGLLVVPPDRLMGDTVRILFIHVPSAWLGMAGWSTIAVASLVELVWRHPLAAIGARAAAVPGAAFTAICLATGSIWARPTWGTWWVWDGRLTSFLVLLFLYFGYIALAGAAQRDAQAGEGASRVTAIFGLVGAINIPIINRSVVWWNSLHQPPSITIGKSAIDGTFLWPLLIAAIGFSCIFGGVVLARMRTLLADIQTEARLRRKALG, from the coding sequence ATGCACGGTTTTGCCAATCCCGCCCGTTTTCTGCGCCTTGCGCGCTGGTTGATGCCTTTGCTGCTGGGGCTGGGGCTGGTGCTTGCCTTCGGCGCGCTGGCCTGGGGCCTGCTGGTGGTGCCGCCCGATCGGCTGATGGGCGATACCGTGCGCATCCTGTTCATCCACGTGCCTTCGGCCTGGCTGGGCATGGCGGGCTGGAGCACGATCGCCGTGGCCAGCCTGGTCGAGCTGGTCTGGCGCCATCCGCTCGCCGCCATCGGCGCGCGCGCGGCGGCGGTGCCAGGCGCGGCGTTCACCGCGATCTGCCTGGCCACGGGATCGATCTGGGCGCGTCCCACCTGGGGCACGTGGTGGGTGTGGGACGGCCGTCTGACGAGCTTCCTCGTCCTGCTGTTCCTCTATTTCGGCTATATCGCCCTGGCAGGCGCTGCGCAGCGCGATGCGCAGGCGGGTGAGGGCGCCAGCCGCGTGACCGCGATCTTCGGTCTGGTCGGCGCGATCAACATCCCGATCATCAACCGGTCGGTGGTGTGGTGGAACAGCCTGCACCAGCCGCCGTCGATCACCATCGGCAAGTCCGCGATCGACGGCACGTTCCTGTGGCCGCTGCTGATTGCCGCGATCGGCTTTTCGTGCATCTTCGGCGGCGTGGTGCTGGCGCGGATGCGGACGCTGCTGGCCGACATCCAGACCGAGGCGCGCCTGCGCCGCAAGGCGCTGGGCTGA
- a CDS encoding GspH/FimT family pseudopilin produces MAPSSSLSAPSPTRANGFSLVEMLVVLFVIGLLATVVVLSMPGDERTLRDEAERFAARTIAARDEAIVGGTPVALVVGPAGYYFQRRVDGAWQALPGKGFDLAAWKQGTQATVDQPGGRGRIVFDTLGLASGDGTVRLDRGDRHLVLRIARDGKVTLDAA; encoded by the coding sequence GTGGCTCCGTCGTCGTCCCTTTCCGCACCGTCGCCCACGCGTGCCAACGGCTTCTCGCTGGTCGAGATGCTGGTCGTGCTGTTCGTGATCGGCCTGCTGGCGACGGTGGTGGTCCTGTCCATGCCCGGCGACGAACGCACGCTCCGCGATGAGGCGGAACGCTTCGCCGCGCGCACCATCGCGGCGCGGGACGAGGCGATCGTGGGGGGCACGCCGGTGGCGCTGGTGGTGGGGCCGGCCGGTTACTATTTCCAGCGCCGCGTTGATGGCGCGTGGCAGGCGCTTCCCGGCAAGGGTTTCGATCTGGCGGCGTGGAAGCAGGGCACGCAGGCCACGGTCGACCAGCCGGGCGGACGGGGGCGCATCGTGTTCGATACGCTGGGGCTTGCCAGCGGCGATGGCACCGTCCGGCTGGATCGCGGGGACCGCCATCTGGTCCTGCGCATCGCGCGCGATGGAAAGGTCACGCTCGATGCGGCGTGA
- the gspK gene encoding type II secretion system minor pseudopilin GspK, with translation MRRDRPSHERGAALLSVLLLVAVMAVIAAVMLDRLNLATRLAGNGQAMTQARLTATSAETLVMARLKALVDADDRRTVDRIGLLGREFPLPLPRGAVRGRIDDAGNCFNVNSLVQQGVDGSFTLRPVALAQLRALMAGLAVPANEAVALSDAMADWIDSDERPAPNGAEDDVYRAGPVPYRPPNRLIGDVSELRAVRGMTPVIYQRLRPWLCALPAAELSPVNVNTLRLDQIRLLTMLSPATITPERARALVLGRPPAGYASAAEATARLGVTTGATGALPLDQLQVRSRWFLLDQVVSIDSVRLEEEALIDTGVTPARVAFRSWGDRESR, from the coding sequence GTGAGGCGGGATCGTCCTTCCCATGAACGCGGCGCGGCGCTGTTGTCGGTGTTGCTGCTGGTTGCGGTCATGGCGGTGATCGCAGCGGTCATGCTCGACCGGCTCAACCTCGCCACGCGGCTGGCGGGGAACGGACAGGCGATGACCCAGGCGCGTCTTACCGCGACCAGCGCGGAAACGCTGGTGATGGCCCGGCTCAAGGCGCTGGTCGATGCGGATGATCGCCGCACGGTCGACCGCATCGGGCTGCTCGGCCGCGAGTTCCCGCTGCCCTTGCCGCGCGGCGCGGTGCGCGGGCGGATCGATGACGCGGGCAATTGCTTCAACGTCAATTCGCTGGTCCAGCAAGGCGTCGATGGCTCCTTCACGCTGCGGCCCGTGGCGCTGGCGCAGCTGCGCGCGCTGATGGCCGGGCTGGCGGTGCCCGCGAACGAGGCGGTCGCCCTGAGCGACGCCATGGCCGACTGGATCGACAGCGACGAGCGGCCCGCGCCGAACGGGGCCGAGGACGATGTCTATCGTGCCGGGCCGGTGCCCTATCGCCCGCCCAACCGGCTGATCGGCGATGTCAGCGAATTGCGCGCGGTGCGGGGGATGACGCCGGTGATCTACCAGCGCTTGCGGCCCTGGCTCTGCGCGCTGCCGGCGGCAGAGCTTTCCCCGGTCAATGTCAACACGCTGCGGCTGGACCAGATCCGCCTGCTGACCATGCTTTCCCCCGCCACGATCACGCCCGAACGCGCCCGCGCGCTAGTGCTAGGGCGGCCGCCGGCGGGCTATGCCAGCGCGGCGGAGGCGACCGCGCGGCTGGGGGTCACGACCGGAGCAACCGGCGCGCTTCCGCTCGATCAGTTGCAGGTGCGCAGCCGCTGGTTCCTGCTGGATCAGGTGGTTTCCATCGATTCGGTGCGGCTGGAGGAGGAAGCGCTGATCGATACCGGTGTCACGCCCGCGCGCGTGGCGTTCCGCAGCTGGGGGGATCGCGAAAGCCGTTAG
- the ccmE gene encoding cytochrome c maturation protein CcmE encodes MKAKHQRLVLLAIALVALVGAGLLAAYALRNQAAYFYVPSDLVAHPPEQGRAVRLGGMVEKGSIKTRPDGVTIDFIVGDGKARVPVRFTGITPDLFVEGSGVVAEGRMEGGTFVADNLLAKHDEKYVPREMKNMTDAQAKQVVAETK; translated from the coding sequence ATCAAGGCAAAGCACCAGCGGCTGGTCCTGCTGGCCATCGCGCTGGTCGCGCTGGTGGGCGCGGGCCTGCTCGCCGCTTACGCGCTGCGCAACCAGGCCGCCTATTTCTACGTGCCGAGCGATCTGGTCGCCCATCCGCCCGAACAGGGCCGCGCCGTGCGCCTGGGCGGCATGGTGGAGAAGGGATCGATCAAGACCCGGCCCGATGGCGTGACCATCGATTTCATCGTCGGCGATGGCAAGGCGCGGGTGCCGGTGCGCTTCACCGGAATCACGCCGGACCTGTTCGTCGAGGGGTCGGGCGTGGTCGCCGAAGGGCGGATGGAAGGCGGCACGTTCGTGGCCGACAACCTGCTGGCCAAGCATGACGAGAAGTACGTCCCGCGCGAGATGAAGAACATGACCGACGCGCAGGCGAAACAGGTGGTGGCCGAAACGAAATGA
- a CDS encoding heme lyase CcmF/NrfE family subunit, translating into MIAELGLAVLWMAAALAVLQLAAGIIALRPKGEHLAGVVRPLAVMQGVLVAFAFLALVTLFLETDLSVKLVAENSHSAKPFIFKLAGTWGNHEGSMLLWVTIMGLAGGFVALIEKRLREDTLVATLAGQAFVSLGFYAFLLLSSNPFERLPEPAPDGNGLNPLLQDIGLAFHPPTLYVGYVGLSIAFSFAIGALVTRDVGPAFARAMRPWVLGAWIFLTLGITAGSYWAYYTLGWGGWWFWDPVENASLMPWLAATALLHSCSVLASRNALRAWTVMLGVIAFSMSMVGTFLVRSGILTSVHAFAVDPERGSFILALLAIYIGGALTLFGVRAATVTEGARFSFVSREASLVFNNVMLCGILGIVLVGTLYPLLTEAFGTKVSVGPPYFNPVSAIFAVPMLLVLAVGPLLRWRDDKAGRITMPFAIAALLMAAVFLIAELVAPGIHLLPALGLAIASGLFFASLLPLKGRNLRRTPLPVWGMVIAHLGIAVALFGMASDSAFSTEKLAAMAVGDTQNVGPWQVKLESIDPVAGPNWTALQATLSARYAGGAPITLEPQARVFASPPGTRTESALKTRWNGQLYSVLGEEGEDGRWQMRFWWKPFVPMIWYGGVLIALGGVLALLGRVTADVRRLRAEGKIAYRRMRQGR; encoded by the coding sequence ATGATAGCTGAATTGGGCCTTGCCGTTCTCTGGATGGCCGCCGCGCTGGCGGTGCTGCAACTGGCAGCGGGTATCATCGCCCTGCGCCCCAAGGGCGAACATCTGGCCGGAGTGGTCCGCCCGCTGGCGGTGATGCAGGGCGTGCTGGTCGCCTTCGCGTTCCTGGCGCTGGTCACGCTGTTTCTGGAAACCGATCTGTCGGTGAAGCTGGTGGCGGAGAACAGCCATTCGGCCAAGCCGTTCATCTTCAAGCTGGCGGGCACCTGGGGGAACCACGAAGGCTCGATGCTGCTGTGGGTGACGATCATGGGCCTGGCCGGTGGCTTCGTCGCGCTGATCGAGAAGCGGCTACGCGAGGATACGCTGGTGGCGACGCTGGCGGGGCAGGCCTTCGTCAGCCTGGGGTTCTACGCGTTCCTGCTGCTGTCCTCGAACCCGTTCGAGCGGCTGCCAGAGCCCGCGCCCGACGGCAACGGCCTCAACCCGCTGCTGCAGGACATCGGCCTCGCCTTCCACCCGCCCACGCTTTACGTTGGCTATGTCGGCCTTTCGATCGCCTTCAGCTTCGCGATTGGCGCGCTGGTGACGCGCGATGTCGGCCCTGCCTTCGCCCGCGCGATGCGGCCATGGGTGCTGGGCGCGTGGATATTCCTCACGCTGGGCATCACGGCCGGCTCCTATTGGGCGTACTACACGCTCGGCTGGGGCGGCTGGTGGTTCTGGGACCCGGTGGAAAACGCTTCGCTGATGCCCTGGCTGGCGGCGACGGCGCTGCTCCATTCGTGCTCGGTCCTCGCTTCGCGCAACGCCTTGCGGGCGTGGACGGTGATGCTGGGCGTGATCGCGTTCTCGATGTCGATGGTCGGCACGTTCCTGGTGCGGTCGGGCATTCTCACCTCGGTCCACGCCTTCGCGGTCGATCCGGAGCGCGGCAGCTTCATCCTTGCGTTGCTGGCGATCTACATCGGCGGCGCCTTGACCCTGTTTGGCGTGCGCGCGGCGACGGTGACCGAAGGCGCGCGGTTCAGCTTCGTCAGCCGCGAGGCGAGCCTTGTGTTCAACAACGTGATGCTGTGCGGCATTCTCGGCATCGTCCTGGTCGGCACGCTCTATCCGCTGCTGACCGAGGCGTTCGGCACCAAGGTTTCGGTCGGCCCGCCATACTTCAATCCGGTATCCGCGATCTTTGCGGTCCCGATGCTGCTGGTGCTGGCGGTTGGCCCGCTGCTGCGCTGGCGCGATGACAAGGCGGGGCGGATCACCATGCCCTTTGCGATCGCCGCGCTGCTCATGGCGGCGGTGTTCCTGATCGCCGAACTGGTCGCGCCGGGCATCCATCTGCTGCCAGCGCTGGGTCTCGCCATCGCCAGCGGCCTGTTCTTCGCCAGCCTGCTGCCGCTGAAGGGGCGCAACCTGCGCCGCACGCCGCTGCCGGTGTGGGGGATGGTGATCGCGCATCTCGGCATCGCTGTAGCCTTGTTCGGCATGGCGAGCGACAGCGCCTTCTCCACCGAGAAGCTTGCCGCGATGGCCGTGGGCGATACGCAGAACGTGGGGCCGTGGCAGGTGAAGCTCGAAAGCATCGATCCGGTTGCCGGCCCGAACTGGACCGCGCTGCAGGCGACGCTCTCGGCCCGCTACGCCGGTGGCGCGCCGATCACGCTGGAACCGCAGGCGCGCGTCTTCGCCTCGCCCCCGGGCACGCGCACCGAAAGCGCGCTCAAGACGCGCTGGAACGGCCAGCTCTATTCGGTGCTGGGCGAAGAGGGCGAGGACGGCCGCTGGCAGATGCGCTTCTGGTGGAAACCGTTCGTGCCGATGATCTGGTATGGCGGCGTGCTGATCGCGCTGGGCGGGGTGCTCGCGCTGCTCGGCCGCGTGACCGCCGACGTCAGGCGGCTGCGCGCCGAAGGCAAGATCGCGTATCGCCGGATGAGGCAGGGACGATGA